A stretch of the Argentina anserina chromosome 6, drPotAnse1.1, whole genome shotgun sequence genome encodes the following:
- the LOC126799239 gene encoding 40S ribosomal protein S19-1-like has protein sequence MATAKTVKDVSPHEFVKHYAAHLKRSGKIELPEWTDIVKTATFKELAPYDPDWYYIRAASMARKIYLRGGLGVGAFKRIYGGSKRNGSRPPHFCESSGAIARHILQQLAEVKIIEIDPKGGRRITSNGRRDLDQVAGRIVVAD, from the exons ATGGCGACGGCGAAGACTGTTAAGGACGTGTCGCCGCACGAGTTCGTGAAGCATTACGCGGCTCATCTGAAGAGATCCGGCAAG ATTGAGCTACCTGAATGGACTGACATTGTCAAGACCGCAACGTTCAAGGAGCTTGCCCCCTATGATCCTGACTGGTATTACATCAGAGCGG CTTCCATGGCGAGGAAGATCTACCTTAGGGGTGGTCTTGGTGTTGGTGCTTTCAAGAGGATCTACGGTGGAAGTAAGAGGAACGGAAGTCGTCCACCTCATTTTTGTGAGAGCAGTGGTGCTATTGCTCGACATATTCTGCAGCAGTTGGCCGAAGTCAAGATCATTGAAATCGACCCAAAGGG TGGGAGGAGAATCACATCGAACGGGCGGCGGGATCTTGACCAAGTTGCTGGGAGGATTGTAGTTGCCGATTGA
- the LOC126799456 gene encoding microtubule-destabilizing protein 60-like, translated as MDSAGKSAVTPIKDQHGSKSKKQDNSRHSENLNPNVSPGPRSANKSKSASKNPIQNPVFQSPRKKIRERKFVVAKKRAKEEDPNPNPNPNTECGKCKAKKCLCLAYESLRASQEEFFKTRPETESGSKEADREIEAALLIQDRDFDDRGPGEADTAEETGPGCSTVKRRRARLLEEARQSVPERGKVLHLVQAFEKLLTIPKKEEEEEAEEEEEESGKKATKWALPGLQPPQAHEFCPSDLFLTSENLGLDRRPSVSSSWDGSMGSISNRTSNGGRRSRRNSSESSSMIGGSRWKKKQQLRATSLKPFKLRTEERGRMKGEEFMKKVQEMMVQEERQRIPIAQGLPWTTDEPECLVKPPVKESTIPSDPKLHTDVRAVERAEFDHQVAEKLSLFEQYKMERERLQKLAEEDEVRRLRKELVPKAQPMPYFDRPFIPRRSMKHPTIPKDPKFHIPQHKKIKCCMSWNDDMSSYSYQSEA; from the exons ATGGACTCGGCCGGCAAGAGCGCCGTGACTCCGATCAAGGACCAGCACGGCTCCAAATCCAAGAAGCAAGACAACTCCCGCCACTCCGAGAATCTCAACCCCAACGTGTCTCCGGGACCGAGATCCGCCAACAAGTCCAAGTCGGCCTCCAAAAACCCGATTCAGAACCCGGTGTTTCAATCGCCGAGGAAGAAGATCCGGGAGCGGAAGTTCGTGGTGGCGAAGAAGAGAGCGAAGGAGGAGGATCCGAACCCGAACCCGAACCCGAACACGGAGTGCGGCAAGTGCAAGGCGAAGAAGTGTCTCTGTTTGGCTTACGAGAGCCTCAGGGCGTCACAGGAGGAGTTCTTCAAGACCCGACCCGAAACGGAATCCGGGTCGAAGGAGGCCGATCGGGAAATCGAGGCGGCGCTGCTGATCCAGGATCGGGATTTCGACGATCGCGGCCCGGGCGAGGCCGACACGGCTGAGGAGACGGGTCCGGGATGCTCGACGGTTAAGAGGAGGAGGGCGAGGCTGTTGGAGGAGGCGCGGCAGAGCGTGCCGGAGCGTGGGAAGGTCTTGCATTTGGTTCAGGCCTTCGAGAAGCTTCTAACGATTcccaagaaagaagaagaagaagaagcagaagaagaagaagaagagagtggGAAGAAGGCGACGAAGTGGGCCTTGCCTGGGCTTCAGCCGCCGCAGGCGCACGAGTTTTGTCCCTCGGATTTGTTTCTGACGTCGGAGAATCTCGGGCTGGATCGCCGGCCGTCGGTTTCGTCGTCCTGGGATGGAAGTATGGGAAG CATATCGAACAGGACTTCGAATGGGGGGAGGAGAAGCCGAAGAAAT AGCTCGGAGTCGTCTAGTATGATTGGAGGGAGTAgatggaagaagaagcagcagcTAAGAGCTACTAGCCTTAAACCATTCAAGCTAAGGACAGAG GAGAGGGGAAGAATGAAAGGGGAAGAGTTTATGAAGAAGGTTCAGGAGATGATGGTACAGGAGGAGAGGCAGCGGATACCGATTGCTCAGGGCCTCCCATGGACAACAGATGAACCAGAG TGCTTAGTTAAACCTCCTGTGAAAGAGAGCACAATACCATCAGACCCGAAGCTCCACACTGACGTGCGGGCAGTAGAGCGTGCTGAGTTTGACCATCAG GTGGCAGAGAAGCTGAGTCTGTTTGAGCAGTACAAGATGGAAAGAGAGAGACTACAGAAG TTGGCAGAAGAGGATGAAGTAAGACGGCTGAGAAAGGAGCTTGTTCCAAAAGCACAGCCAATGCCCTACTTTGACAGGCCTTTCATTCCCAGAAG GTCAATGAAGCATCCCACCATACCCAAAGACCCAAAGTTCCATATCCCTCAACATAAGAAGATCAAGTGTTGCATGTCATGGAATGATGATATGAGCTCCTACTCTTATCAAAGTGAAGCTTGA
- the LOC126797381 gene encoding putative FBD-associated F-box protein At5g22720: protein MAERREVENDDNDDHNAMGVVPHLPNLVIHQILRYLPSKLAVRMSFLSKNWAGMWTSLPLIDLQEEIAFYDNIKFNMLEHTKFINFLVRYLELRDKNSPLEKLRLHMRYRDEDKTVLDRWLSFAAIKSIRELDNNLMSFTKYRYLHSYCFPLNILSAKSITALNLEYVKIIVDDTAERICFPSLKAVSLKHVSFNSTFFFNLIYRSLSIEYISMIACSGSTALPDDVLKFTSSSLKSLELSDSNYSIEVRAHVNLESFTLVSKLNIRGITLDRCRNLKYIKIHAPLLNRLDLLGCHDSMKATINAPNLIYLAFNGYMNLNFFEETVNLENGGIVAVRDRKPICKDESWKHFSTLRDFLNKGYGSCSTSLRLFVFDTG from the coding sequence ATGGCTGAGAGAAGAGAAGTAGAGAATGATGACAACGACGACCACAATGCCATGGGCGTCGTACCTCATTTACCTAATCTTGTTATCCATCAAATTCTCCGATACCTTCCCTCAAAACTTGCAGTTCGCATGAGCTTTCTTTCAAAGAATTGGGCAGGCATGTGGACTTCGCTTCCCCTGATAGATCTCCAAGAAGAAATAGCATTCTATGACAACATCAAGTTCAATATGCTTGAACATACGAAGTTTATCAACTTCTTGGTAAGGTATTTGGAGCTGCGTGACAAGAACAGTCCTTTAGAAAAATTACGGCTTCACATGAGATATCGGGATGAAGACAAGACTGTGCTAGATAGATGGTTAAGTTTCGCGGCTATCAAAAGTATCAGAGAGTTGGATAACAACCTCATGAGTTTCACTAAATACAGATACCTTCACTCCTACTGCTTTCCTCTTAACATTCTTAGTGCAAAATCTATAACTGCACTAAATCTGGAGTATGTTAAGATCATTGTCGACGACACTGCTGAACGTATATGTTTTCCATCCCTGAAAGCTGTTTCCCTCAAACATGTGTCGTTTAACAGCACTTTCTtctttaacttaatttatagGTCTCTTTCCATTGAGTATATCTCAATGATTGCATGTTCTGGCTCGACTGCGCTACCGGATGATGTACTTAAATTTACAAGTTCGAGCTTGAAGTCCTTAGAATTGAGTGACAGTAACTACTCTATTGAAGTAAGAGCTCATGTGAATCTCGAATCTTTTACACTTGTTTCGAAACTTAATATAAGAGGAATAACCTTGGATAGATGCCGCAACTTGAAATATATCAAGATCCATGCTCCGCTTCTCAATAGACTTGACTTGCTTGGATGCCATGATAGCATGAAGGCTACAATCAATGCTCCTAATCTGATTTATTTAGCTTTCAATGGTTATATGAATCTTAATTTTTTTGAGGAAACTGTAAACTTAGAAAACGGTGGTATAGTTGCAGTTAGGGACAGGAAACCCATCTGTAAAGACGAGTCATGGAAACACTTCTCTACTCTCAGAGATTTTCTTAATAAGGGCTATGGTTCTTGCTCCACATCATTACGCCTGTTTGTTTTTGATACGGGGTGA
- the LOC126798162 gene encoding AT-rich interactive domain-containing protein 1-like isoform X1 produces the protein MWLDLQDKMINKRSYGDESSYEVACKHPRHLEHNNEPAPYVDVFPFSDASQIFQTPDGEGQGICKFEDEGRSAAASDMATEVSNDTFKKLETGSSGRMPRDLGVNNSIVEANVRSESEAHLSLFPEFFGPANQLRDILHSDKICSSPVDYSSHNLVSVGRDHQAYVPDWGYEGSHTSGDPANLDSQLEHPLGDDEEKLMGTCVLSMPDLDASANSFCEDLGARDNCMCADSGSVRCVRQHVIDARQKLMEDLGHERFEELGFYEMGEVVADKWSEEEEHLFHDVVLSNPASLGKNFWHNLYVTFPSRAHKDVVSYYYNVFMLRRRAEQNRFDPLNTDSDDDELQKSDFGLVEDNQEPVVESPLDASVYNQDYHLPDPQEYIEDVDDIDGYDDGAGVGCKGINDNEGGDIDDGPVESHTGNSPGDCGRSAEFQLLCKTPDASRGDYDIQDDSCTSYEYQRDM, from the exons ATGTGGCTTGACTTGCAGGACAAAATGATTAACAAACGGTCTTATGGTGATGAGAGTTCTTATGAGGTTGCTTGTAAGCACCCAAGACATTTGGAACACAATAATGAACCTGCTCCATATGTGGATGTTTTTCCATTTAGTGATGCTTCCCAGATATTTCAAACTCCAG ATGGTGAAGGTCAGGGGATTTGTAAGTTTGAAGATGAAGGAAGGTCAGCAGCTGCAAGTGACATGGCAACTGAGGTCTCAAATGATACCTTCAAAAAACTTGAGACTGGTTCTTCTGGAAGGATGCCCAGAGATTTGGGGGTCAACAACAGTATTGTTGAAGCTAATGTAAGATCTGAGTCAGAAGCTCATCTTTCATTATTCCCAGAATTTTTTGGACCTGCAAACCAGTTGAGGGATATTCTTCATTCTGACAAGATCTGTTCATCTCCTGTTGATTATTCTTCTCATAATCTAGTTTCTGTTGGACGTGACCATCAAGCTTATGTTCCAGACTGGGGCTATGAGGGTTCACACACTTCAGGTGATCCAGCTAACTTGGATTCTCAACTTGAACATCCATTGGGTGATGACGAGGAAAAGCTAATGGGTACCTGTGTCCTTTCTATGCCTGACCTTGATGCATCTGCAAACTCTTTCTGTGAAGATTTGGGAGCCAGAGACAACTGTATGTGTGCTGATTCTGGTTCTGTAAGATGTGTCAGACAGCACGTCATAGACGCTAGGCAGAAATTAATGGAAGACCTTGGACATGAGCGTTTTGAAGAGTTGGGCTTTTACGAAATGGGAGAGGTGGTTGCAGATAAATGGAGTGAAGAGGAAGAGCATCTGTTCCATGATGTTGTTCTCTCTAACCCCGCGTCATTGGGTAAGAACTTCTGGCATAATCTATATGTGACTTTTCCTTCACGAGCGCATAAGGATGTTGTCAGCTATTATTATAATGTCTTTATGCTCCGGAGGCGTGCTGAGCAGAATAGGTTTGATCCGCTAAACACtgatagtgatgatgatgagttgCAAAAAAGTGATTTTGGACTGGTGGAGGATAATCAGGAGCCTGTGGTGGAATCTCCTTTAGATGCTTCTGTCTATAATCAGGATTACCACTTACCGGATCCCCAAGAATATATTGAAGATGTGGATGACATTGATGGTTATGATGATGGGGCCGGGGTTGGTTGCAAAGGTATTAATGACAATGAGGGGGGTGATATAGATGATGGCCCTGTAGAATCGCATACTGGGAATTCCCCTGGTGATTGTGGCAGATCTGCTGAATTTCAGCTTTTGTGTAAAACTCCCGACGCTAGTAGGGGGGACTACGATATTCAAGATGATTCTTGCACCTCCTATGAGTATCAGCGAGACATGTAA
- the LOC126798162 gene encoding AT-rich interactive domain-containing protein 1-like isoform X2 codes for MINKRSYGDESSYEVACKHPRHLEHNNEPAPYVDVFPFSDASQIFQTPDGEGQGICKFEDEGRSAAASDMATEVSNDTFKKLETGSSGRMPRDLGVNNSIVEANVRSESEAHLSLFPEFFGPANQLRDILHSDKICSSPVDYSSHNLVSVGRDHQAYVPDWGYEGSHTSGDPANLDSQLEHPLGDDEEKLMGTCVLSMPDLDASANSFCEDLGARDNCMCADSGSVRCVRQHVIDARQKLMEDLGHERFEELGFYEMGEVVADKWSEEEEHLFHDVVLSNPASLGKNFWHNLYVTFPSRAHKDVVSYYYNVFMLRRRAEQNRFDPLNTDSDDDELQKSDFGLVEDNQEPVVESPLDASVYNQDYHLPDPQEYIEDVDDIDGYDDGAGVGCKGINDNEGGDIDDGPVESHTGNSPGDCGRSAEFQLLCKTPDASRGDYDIQDDSCTSYEYQRDM; via the exons ATGATTAACAAACGGTCTTATGGTGATGAGAGTTCTTATGAGGTTGCTTGTAAGCACCCAAGACATTTGGAACACAATAATGAACCTGCTCCATATGTGGATGTTTTTCCATTTAGTGATGCTTCCCAGATATTTCAAACTCCAG ATGGTGAAGGTCAGGGGATTTGTAAGTTTGAAGATGAAGGAAGGTCAGCAGCTGCAAGTGACATGGCAACTGAGGTCTCAAATGATACCTTCAAAAAACTTGAGACTGGTTCTTCTGGAAGGATGCCCAGAGATTTGGGGGTCAACAACAGTATTGTTGAAGCTAATGTAAGATCTGAGTCAGAAGCTCATCTTTCATTATTCCCAGAATTTTTTGGACCTGCAAACCAGTTGAGGGATATTCTTCATTCTGACAAGATCTGTTCATCTCCTGTTGATTATTCTTCTCATAATCTAGTTTCTGTTGGACGTGACCATCAAGCTTATGTTCCAGACTGGGGCTATGAGGGTTCACACACTTCAGGTGATCCAGCTAACTTGGATTCTCAACTTGAACATCCATTGGGTGATGACGAGGAAAAGCTAATGGGTACCTGTGTCCTTTCTATGCCTGACCTTGATGCATCTGCAAACTCTTTCTGTGAAGATTTGGGAGCCAGAGACAACTGTATGTGTGCTGATTCTGGTTCTGTAAGATGTGTCAGACAGCACGTCATAGACGCTAGGCAGAAATTAATGGAAGACCTTGGACATGAGCGTTTTGAAGAGTTGGGCTTTTACGAAATGGGAGAGGTGGTTGCAGATAAATGGAGTGAAGAGGAAGAGCATCTGTTCCATGATGTTGTTCTCTCTAACCCCGCGTCATTGGGTAAGAACTTCTGGCATAATCTATATGTGACTTTTCCTTCACGAGCGCATAAGGATGTTGTCAGCTATTATTATAATGTCTTTATGCTCCGGAGGCGTGCTGAGCAGAATAGGTTTGATCCGCTAAACACtgatagtgatgatgatgagttgCAAAAAAGTGATTTTGGACTGGTGGAGGATAATCAGGAGCCTGTGGTGGAATCTCCTTTAGATGCTTCTGTCTATAATCAGGATTACCACTTACCGGATCCCCAAGAATATATTGAAGATGTGGATGACATTGATGGTTATGATGATGGGGCCGGGGTTGGTTGCAAAGGTATTAATGACAATGAGGGGGGTGATATAGATGATGGCCCTGTAGAATCGCATACTGGGAATTCCCCTGGTGATTGTGGCAGATCTGCTGAATTTCAGCTTTTGTGTAAAACTCCCGACGCTAGTAGGGGGGACTACGATATTCAAGATGATTCTTGCACCTCCTATGAGTATCAGCGAGACATGTAA
- the LOC126797382 gene encoding uncharacterized protein LOC126797382 produces MGSQDEGDANVGYGLRLNPKRSWRLSGEKGEEIMCSLCGKGFESKNGLFGHMRHHSVKQRSECRDCGKGFESLKGLNVHRRVHTRRMMGFDEAEKLWVENWGVVRRRRSARCSYRIGSSPSSSSFSGLHLNEWRFGNGFGIDVEEAAFCLMMISRGLGNWGQVSSVAESSNNNSFSVEAAVSTSQKRAGDSEGGVFGCDGDSGSYQIKRVKVEMSADCVLDFENGSSVKEVSEFVDIDSGHGFLGNEMLKSGYLLYGTKDLDVKTCEKVEVGLSGLGSMKFGLSKEAVLKACDSVNRLVCAAECVTSADYEKKREHVCRICRKVFGTLKALGGHQRVHKRGYRSSGLKNGDGEDRTQNGTLCETEDNCNPPVLVSCENSVEQEMETVAEGDSERKGHVCGICLKVFASGRALGGHKRSHYVKDSEIVTEETRAVKQQISDMCDAFQVSHAFKFLEENAGVECKPWWARTEQKHELLVGLIPN; encoded by the coding sequence ATGGGTTCTCAAGATGAAGGTGATGCCAATGTGGGTTATGGTTTGAGGTTAAACCCCAAAAGATCATGGAGATTATCAGGGGAGAAGGGAGAAGAGATTATGTGCAGTCTTTGTGGTAAAGGGTTTGAGTCAAAGAATGGTCTTTTTGGTCATATGAGGCATCACTCTGTGAAACAGAGGAGTGAGTGTAGGGATTGCGGTAAAGGGTTTGAGTCTTTGAAGGGTTTGAATGTTCATAGGAGAGTTCATACGAGAAGAATGATGGGTTTTGATGAAGCAGAGAAGCTTTGGGTTGAGAATTGGGGGGTGGTAAGGAGGAGAAGGTCTGCAAGATGCAGCTATAGAATTGGTTCTTCTCCTAGCTCTTCATCGTTTTCTGGTTTGCATTTGAATGAATGGAGATTTGGAAATGGGTTTGGAATAGACGTAGAAGAGGCTGCTTTTTGCTTGATGATGATTTCCAGGGGTTTAGGGAATTGGGGTCAGGTTAGTTCAGTGGCTGAGTCCTCAAATAATAACTCGTTTTCTGTTGAGGCTGCTGTGTCAACCAGTCAAAAGAGAGCTGGGGATAGTGAaggtggtgtttttggttgtgatGGTGATTCTGGGTCTTACCAGATCAAAAGGGTCAAGGTGGAGATGTCAGCTGATTGTGTTTTGGATTTTGAGAATGGGTCTAGTGTGAAGGAAGTGTCTGAGTTTGTTGACATTGATTCTGGTCATGGGTTTTTAGGTAATGAGATGCTTAAATCTGGGTATCTCTTATATGGTACTAAAGATTTGGATGTGAAAACTTGTGAGAAAGTTGAAGTGGGTTTATCAGGTTTGGGGTCAATGAAGTTTGGTTTGAGCAAGGAGGCTGTGCTGAAGGCTTGTGATTCTGTGAACAGATTGGTGTGTGCTGCTGAATGTGTAACCTCTGCTGAttatgagaagaagagagaacaCGTTTGCAGGATATGCAGAAAGGTTTTCGGCACCCTTAAGGCACTTGGAGGCCACCAGAGAGTTCATAAGAGAGGTTACAGAAGTTCAGGGCTGAAGAATGGGGATGGAGAGGACAGAACTCAGAATGGCACACTTTGTGAGACTGAGGATAATTGCAATCCTCCAGTGCTTGTAAGCTGTGAGAACTCAGTGGAGCAGGAGATGGAAACTGTGGCTGAGGGTGATTCCGAGAGAAAGGGTCACGTTTGCGGCATCTGCTTGAAGGTTTTCGCATCAGGCCGAGCTTTGGGTGGCCACAAGAGATCTCATTATGTCAAGGATTCCGAGATAGTCACAGAAGAGACCAGAGCAGTGAAGCAACAGATTTCTGATATGTGTGATGCATTTCAAGTCAGTCACGCATTCAAATTTCTGGAGGAGAATGCTGGTGTTGAATGTAAGCCATGGTGGGCTAGGACTGAACAAAAGCATGAGCTGCTGGTGGGTTTGATCCCCAACTAA